One window from the genome of Vicinamibacterales bacterium encodes:
- a CDS encoding PepSY-associated TM helix domain-containing protein, producing the protein MADSQAPGRASGSRGHRVRRLIAHWSRVLHTYLSMASFSILFFFAATGITLNHQDKLNGQPKVARFTGRLDAASVAPGATVDRDRIAAQIRAAHGIKANVSDIRVDDDQIDVTFKGPGYAADAFVDRKTGAYDITETRMGLVAVVNDLHKGRDTGKAWAWMIDLSALLMMLVSVTGLTLVFFLHKRLALGMWILAVGTVICAGVYAWFV; encoded by the coding sequence GTGGCCGATTCGCAGGCGCCTGGGCGCGCCTCGGGCTCGCGCGGGCACCGCGTCCGGCGGCTGATCGCGCACTGGTCGAGAGTCCTTCACACCTACCTCTCGATGGCCAGCTTCTCAATCCTGTTCTTCTTCGCGGCGACCGGGATCACCCTCAACCATCAGGACAAGCTGAACGGCCAGCCAAAGGTGGCGCGGTTCACCGGCCGCCTCGACGCAGCGTCGGTGGCCCCCGGTGCGACGGTCGACCGCGATCGGATCGCCGCGCAAATACGCGCGGCTCACGGCATCAAGGCCAACGTCAGCGACATCCGCGTCGACGACGACCAGATCGACGTGACGTTCAAGGGACCCGGCTATGCCGCCGACGCATTCGTCGACCGCAAGACGGGCGCCTACGACATCACCGAAACCCGCATGGGGCTCGTCGCCGTCGTCAACGATCTCCACAAGGGGCGCGACACGGGCAAAGCCTGGGCGTGGATGATCGACCTGTCGGCGCTGCTGATGATGCTCGTGTCGGTGACCGGCCTGACGCTCGTCTTCTTCCTTCACAAGCGACTCGCCCTCGGCATGTGGATACTGGCCGTCGGTACCGTCATCTGCGCCGGCGTCTACGCCTGGTTCGTGTAA
- a CDS encoding DUF2271 domain-containing protein: MTIRSTLTAAAMAAATTLGGGAAVGHTGGAAVDHTYVANYENVLGTSLELHVQAPSRAVADRAEQAVLAEVTREAKILSSWDPSSEVSRWTATEGRPVHVSPELFDVLDLFDQWRSRSHGVIDPAAQAIISVWTKAASEQRLPTERERTTALGLVRQPHWTLDRAAGTATHLSNTPLVFASFTKSYIMSKAVDATRGIDGLHGIVLNIGGDILTRGGAAEPIDIANPRDAAENSAPLSTILVSNRTVATSGDYRRGVDIGGRHYSHIVDPRTGLPAANAISATVVAENPTDAGALATAFTAMTPDESRALAATLPGVEYLLVTPDGHRVASQGWSALEAAARRFAPVPAAPAVQAPAKGEWDPSMELAVDFEIRTQPGAAKRPFIALWIEDADRFPLRTLALWYHEDRWLTESKAWYRADRLRSMSERTSIVRSIGVATRPPGKYTIKWDGKDNAGNPVKAGTYTVFLESVREHGTYQLIRQEMKFTGEPQRVDFQPGSELGPVSFDYRKAAK, encoded by the coding sequence ATGACGATTCGCTCGACGCTGACCGCTGCGGCGATGGCCGCGGCGACGACCCTGGGCGGCGGGGCCGCCGTCGGCCATACCGGCGGGGCCGCCGTCGACCATACCTACGTTGCCAATTACGAGAACGTCCTCGGCACCTCGCTCGAACTGCACGTCCAGGCCCCCAGCCGGGCCGTTGCCGACCGCGCCGAACAGGCCGTGCTCGCGGAAGTCACCCGCGAGGCGAAGATCCTCTCCTCCTGGGATCCCTCGAGCGAAGTCAGCCGATGGACGGCCACCGAGGGCCGTCCGGTTCACGTCTCCCCGGAACTCTTCGACGTCCTCGACCTCTTCGACCAGTGGCGCTCCCGATCGCACGGCGTGATCGATCCCGCCGCCCAGGCGATCATCTCGGTCTGGACGAAGGCCGCGTCGGAGCAGCGCCTGCCGACCGAACGCGAACGCACGACGGCGCTCGGCCTCGTGCGACAGCCCCATTGGACGCTCGATCGCGCCGCCGGCACGGCCACGCACCTGTCGAACACGCCGCTCGTCTTCGCGTCGTTCACCAAGAGCTACATCATGAGCAAGGCGGTCGACGCCACACGCGGCATCGACGGATTGCACGGCATTGTCCTCAACATCGGCGGCGACATCCTGACGCGCGGCGGCGCCGCCGAACCGATCGACATCGCCAATCCGCGCGACGCGGCCGAGAACAGCGCGCCGCTCTCGACGATTCTCGTCTCGAACCGCACGGTGGCGACAAGCGGCGACTACCGCCGCGGCGTCGACATCGGCGGCCGCCACTACTCGCACATCGTCGATCCGCGGACGGGCCTGCCGGCGGCGAACGCGATCAGCGCGACAGTCGTCGCCGAAAACCCGACGGACGCCGGCGCGCTCGCGACCGCGTTCACCGCGATGACCCCGGACGAGAGCCGCGCCCTGGCGGCGACGCTGCCGGGCGTCGAGTACCTGCTGGTAACGCCGGACGGCCACCGCGTCGCCAGCCAGGGCTGGTCCGCCCTCGAAGCTGCGGCCCGTCGCTTCGCGCCCGTCCCGGCGGCGCCCGCCGTCCAGGCACCGGCGAAAGGCGAGTGGGATCCCAGCATGGAGCTCGCGGTCGATTTCGAGATCCGGACACAGCCAGGCGCCGCGAAGCGGCCGTTCATCGCCCTCTGGATCGAGGACGCCGATCGGTTCCCGCTGCGGACGCTGGCGCTCTGGTACCACGAGGACCGCTGGCTGACCGAGTCGAAGGCCTGGTATCGCGCCGATCGCCTGCGCAGCATGTCCGAGCGCACCTCGATCGTGCGGAGCATCGGCGTGGCAACCCGCCCACCCGGCAAATACACGATCAAGTGGGACGGCAAGGACAACGCCGGCAATCCCGTCAAGGCCGGCACCTACACCGTGTTCCTGGAGAGCGTGCGCGAGCACGGCACCTATCAGCTGATCCGGCAGGAGATGAAATTCACTGGCGAGCCGCAGCGCGTCGATTTCCAGCCTGGATCCGAACTCGGGCCGGTCTCGTTCGACTACCGCAAGGCAGCGAAGTAG
- a CDS encoding MFS transporter, with protein MNEPVSAADRSWAIRFILCFGLVSLFADMTYEGAHGSIGPMLDDLGASVAAIAFISGFGEMIAASLRFFSGRLADRTQAYWTIAIAGYALNVLAIPALAFVHSWQAAAVLITIERTGKALRGPARDLLLSEATGKVGHGFGFGVHAVMDQTGACAGPLLMAILATRYGHVGPAFAWLAIPAVLALTSIIAAHAVRPVQATPKPVKTPPQLPSVFWPYIAAAGLLALGFIDFPVLGAHFEKTRLFAPATIPLLYSGAMAINGLTAFIFGRLFDKHGIVVLPVGMAISILALPLGFFGGETGAVAAVACWATGLGVQDASLRAGIAQVVSMNKRGTAFGTFNGVYGIMWFLGSTLMGVLYATSLVALVAFGMAAQAAGAIMFLGLRKRLARDFHD; from the coding sequence GTGAACGAGCCCGTCTCGGCGGCCGATCGCAGCTGGGCGATCCGCTTCATTTTGTGCTTCGGGTTGGTCAGTCTGTTCGCAGACATGACCTACGAGGGAGCGCACGGCAGCATCGGGCCGATGCTCGACGATCTCGGCGCCAGCGTGGCCGCGATCGCGTTCATCTCGGGCTTCGGCGAGATGATCGCCGCAAGCCTCCGCTTCTTCTCCGGTCGGCTGGCGGATCGCACCCAGGCCTACTGGACGATCGCGATCGCGGGCTACGCGCTGAACGTGCTGGCGATTCCGGCGCTGGCGTTCGTGCACTCCTGGCAGGCAGCGGCCGTGCTCATCACCATCGAGCGCACCGGCAAGGCGTTGCGTGGACCCGCCCGCGACCTGCTGCTGTCGGAAGCGACCGGCAAGGTCGGACACGGCTTCGGTTTCGGCGTGCACGCCGTCATGGATCAGACAGGCGCGTGCGCGGGCCCGCTGCTGATGGCGATCCTCGCGACGCGCTACGGCCACGTCGGACCGGCGTTTGCGTGGCTGGCGATTCCAGCGGTGCTGGCGCTCACGTCGATCATCGCCGCCCACGCCGTCCGTCCCGTGCAGGCCACCCCCAAACCGGTGAAGACGCCGCCGCAGCTGCCGTCCGTCTTCTGGCCCTACATCGCCGCCGCCGGACTGCTGGCCCTGGGATTCATCGATTTTCCGGTACTCGGGGCGCATTTCGAGAAGACGCGGCTCTTCGCGCCGGCGACGATTCCGCTGCTCTACTCGGGCGCGATGGCGATCAACGGGCTGACGGCGTTCATCTTCGGCAGGCTCTTCGACAAGCACGGCATCGTCGTGCTCCCGGTCGGCATGGCGATCTCGATCCTGGCGCTGCCGCTGGGCTTCTTCGGCGGAGAGACCGGCGCCGTGGCCGCCGTCGCCTGCTGGGCCACAGGCCTCGGCGTGCAGGACGCGTCGCTGCGCGCCGGCATCGCCCAGGTCGTCTCGATGAACAAACGCGGGACAGCGTTCGGCACTTTCAACGGCGTCTACGGAATCATGTGGTTTCTGGGAAGCACCCTCATGGGCGTACTGTATGCGACGTCGCTGGTTGCGCTGGTTGCGTTCGGGATGGCGGCCCAGGCGGCCGGCGCGATCATGTTCCTCGGACTGCGAAAACGGCTGGCACGCGATTTTCACGACTGA
- a CDS encoding TMEM165/GDT1 family protein produces the protein MPSLFGLFLTTYGAVFIAEIVGDKLLYTTGILATRYRSASVIVGMALAFMVKMSVAVAVGAAITRLPRLLVAAVTGASFIGVAFTIWRKPDIRQPKAKDSRVLRGTAVAFATIVLSEWGDVGQVTAAGMAAKYVWSATTAAESVWRTAITVWLGAVGAMVTKGALASLLGAGVRMWIAERVQPRVIRWVATVAILVLGTLSVLETLGILVD, from the coding sequence ATGCCCTCCCTTTTCGGTCTCTTTCTCACTACCTACGGCGCCGTCTTCATCGCGGAAATCGTCGGGGACAAGCTGCTGTACACGACCGGTATTCTTGCGACCCGGTACCGGTCGGCCTCGGTGATCGTCGGCATGGCGCTCGCGTTCATGGTGAAAATGAGCGTGGCGGTGGCGGTGGGGGCCGCGATCACGCGGCTGCCCAGGCTGCTCGTCGCCGCCGTCACCGGCGCCAGCTTCATCGGCGTCGCCTTCACCATCTGGCGCAAGCCGGACATCCGGCAGCCGAAGGCCAAGGATTCGCGGGTGCTCAGGGGCACGGCGGTGGCCTTCGCGACGATCGTGCTCTCGGAGTGGGGAGACGTGGGCCAGGTCACCGCGGCCGGCATGGCGGCCAAGTACGTCTGGTCCGCGACCACGGCGGCCGAGTCGGTGTGGCGGACGGCCATTACCGTCTGGCTCGGTGCGGTCGGCGCCATGGTCACCAAGGGCGCGCTGGCGAGCTTGCTCGGCGCCGGCGTGCGGATGTGGATCGCCGAGCGCGTCCAGCCCCGCGTCATCCGCTGGGTCGCGACCGTCGCGATCCTGGTCCTCGGGACGCTGTCGGTGCTCGAAACGCTCGGCATCCTAGTAGATTAG